The DNA sequence CCGCAGTTCAGCCACGTCCTGCAGGAGATTCAGCAGGTGACTGATGAGCGCTGGGCAAAGCTGCTGCAGAAATGTGATGGATCAGTTCCCTAAACCTTTCCCTTTTTTGTTTTCCCGATATATTATCGGTTGGTTAGCTGCTTATCGTTACCCTACACGCTTGTTTCTACTATTTGCCCCTGTGATATCTGAGGTTTACGATTTTTTACAGTGATTATTTAACTAGGAGAAACACAGCTTTCTGATTGACCGTGATGTAGTGAGCCAAAAAAACATCCTGCAGCTAAACCTCGCCAACGTCGAACAATCCCTCCTCGACGTCCAAACAAACTGGAAGAACATCGACGATGAGTTAGCCCGCAGAAAAATCGGTCGCCGCGACACCGCCTTCGATGGGGTAGTCCGAGGCAGAATGATGGCTGCCTACCGTCACCTCGACGTGCAGCTACGGCGGGGGGTTGAGCCGTTTTCGCAGGCAAGCATCCCTGAGATGCTGGAGCTCAACTGCCTGGTGCATTACGGCGTTGACTGGGACCTGCGGCTGGAGTACCACAAGGCAATAATGGCGACGTCTGAGAAATTCTACAGCCAAATCATCCCCCTCCAGAAATGGTACAGAAAACACATGAAGGGCGAACCGCATCCGCTTAAAGTCGCCGCGGAAATCTACGTGGCAATACTTGGTCACCCCCAGCTGTTCATAGAGGGCAACCACCGCACCGGCAGCATAATCTCAAGCTGGATAAGCATGTACCATGGCCGCCCACCTTTCGTGCTCAGCGTAGATAACGCAGTCGCGTACTTTAAGCCCTCTGCGGAAATCAAAAAGTTCGCTGACAAAGCCACCTGGCGTGGACGACAGCGTCTGCCCAAGTACCGCCGAAGCTTCAAGGAGTTCTGGGAAGCAAACATCGACGCCAAATACGTCGAGGGCGCCAAACCTAAAAAGTAGCTTCTGAGAGGGTCACCTTTTCGAAAGGGACGCCCTTGAAAAGGACTCAAATGAGTTTTGCCATCGGGAAATTTTTAAAGTACAAGGCAGGGATAGTAATCGGTGTGTTGTAGTACGCAGGCCATCGCTTTCCTGACTGCAGAGGTAATTATTACCTTACTCTTTGCTTTGTTTATCTCAGACTTTAGAAGCAAAAAGGGGACCGCTCCCTTAGTGAATCAGAAATTTATCACCCTAATGAAGCTTCTTTACCTGTTTCCCCTTTGCATTTCTTTCTATGCCCTCTTGTCTCTCTCATGGATATCGCTCCTAGACGTTATCGGTCTAGCAATTACAGCTTTAGGAACAGGGCTTGTTATAAAAGCAAAGATTGACTTGGGAAAATGCCATTCCTGGACGGGGTATTGCTTCAAAAATTCAAGCCTAAAATTTCACGGAGTCTACGCTTACATTAGGCATCCCCTATACACGGGTATATTTCTTTATGCCCTGGGCGGTTTGGTTATATTGATTCCGCATGTCGCATGGTATTTTTCCGCAATCGTGCTTTTTTCTTTGGCGTATATACTGCCCTTTATTGCTTATTTGGCTCGCAAAGAAACCCTCTATCTTACTGAAGCATTCGGAGCCTCTTTTTTGGACTACAAAAGTCAAGTTCACGCCTTTTTACCACTGCGAAAATATTCAACCAAACCGCCATCAACTGTTGTAGGTGGGCTCTTAGGTGGCAAATCATCTGTATAGCTAGGGACAAGCCCTAAACTTGTCATTTTCGCCACCTCACACTCAAGATCCACATCATCTTTGTGTCTGCGGGGCCAGACTCGTCATCGCCCACCCAACCCAAAACAGCCCCATCAGCCTTTAAATGTTCAGGTAGCCCCCGAAGAATCCGTTTTTCTGCATCAAAGTTTAAAGGGCGCCGAATCATCAATCATTTAAAAAATAAAGTGACCTTATGCCGTTTTGCCGAAAATGCGGACGCCGCCTCGTCGAGTACAGCGAGTGCTGCCCAGACTGCGGAACCTCCACCACCGCCCCCATGGTGAACTTCAAAAAAGCTAGCAGAAGCCATAACTTCAAGGCGCCCGAAAAAGGCAAAGTCATCAGGGCAGTTCTTCCCCCCGCCTCGCCCGTGGTCATAAAAGTAAAATCCCCCTCCAAAGCCTCCGCACCCACCGAAAAGCATGAGATAGCAGCGGAAATCCTCATTCCACCCCAAGCAAAAGCCCCCGCCCCAGCTAAACGACCCGTAAAGATTGCGCCGCCGGCGGAGGATGCGCCCATCAAGATTTTCGTTCCGCCTAAGGCATCAGCGGCGGCTAAACCTATTTTCTCCACTAAACATAAGCTAACAACTAAACGCAAAGTTACCCTGCCCCCCCGGGTCGTAATAAGACCCACTGAGGTAACCACGGAACCCCCCCTTGCGCGTCAGCCGCCTAAACCTGCAGCTCAAATCCAAAAGCCAAAACCTGAAAAGCCCCCGGCACCACCCAAACCCGCCGAAGCATCTAAACCGGTTGTCCCGCCTAAACCCGTCACGCCTGCCCCCGTTTATCCACCTCACAAAATCATAAAGAGCAACGTGTCGGTTAAAGAGGACATCTTAGCTAACCCCCATGACTACGAGTCGGAGAGCTTCGAGTTTGACCTCACATGCGAAAACGGGCACTTCTTTGCCGAGGGAACTTCTCTTCCGGTTTCTAAGGGTAAAGCGTACTGTCCCCAATGCGGCGAGCAACTGCGAAAGCCTAAGCCTAAACATGGCAGGCGCCGATACCACCGCTACTAACAGGCAGAGCGCTAGATTTTGACGCTGATTTCCACGCCGTCCCCAGCTAATTCAACGTAGCGGCTTTGGTAGTTGCCGCTGGTCCGCACGTAGCTAAGGTAATCCGCCATTTGGTCAGCGAAGACCCCTGCGTTATCCGCGAAGATTACGGCGCCGCTGCTCAGCAAAGGCTCAGCGAGCTTGAGGTATTGTAGGTACTCGGCTTTTTCTGCGTCGATAAAGGCGAAGTCGAAGGGTCCATGTAGCGTAGCTATAACGTCGAGGGCGTCTCCTACGATGACGTTGATTTTAGGGGGCACGTTGGCTCTCTGGATATTCAGGTTTGCCAGTTCTGCTTCGTCCTCGTGGATTTCTATGGTTATCATCTCTGAGTCCGCAGCCATTTCCCTGCCCATCAAAATCGCTGAGTAGCCAATCAAGGTGCCTACCTCCAGCACATGCTTAGGCTGGGCTTTGTGCACTTCCTCCGCTAGCAGCTTGCCCTTGACGGGTCCGATGATGGGTAGAAAACTCTTCTGCGAAGCCTCCTCAATCTGCCCAAGCACCCCCTCCGCCCCGCTAAGCATCGATTCTGCTGTCATAGCGGCACCTTCATTTTATCTAGAAACTTTGCTTGCAGCTTAGCCACTTTGGGTGCGATGACGGCTTGGCAGTAGGGTTCTTTGGGATGCAGCTTGTAGTAGTCTTTATGGTAGGTTTCAGCCCTGTAGAAGTGGGTGAGGGGCACCACTTCGGTGACGATGGGGCGGCTCCAGATGTCCTCGTCGTTAAGTTCATCGATAAGCTCCACCGCGATTCTCCGCTGTTGCTCGTTCTGGTAGAATATGGCGCTGCGGTACTGTGTGCCCACGTCGGCGCCTTGGCGGTTAAGCGAGGTGGGATCATGCATGGTGAAGAAGATTTCGAGGATTTCGCGGTAGCTGACGGCTTTGGGGTCAAAGTAGATTTGCGCTGCCTCCGCATGCCCCGTTTCGCCCGTGGAAACCTGCTCGTAGCTGGGGTTAGGCACGACGCCGCCGGTGTAGCCGGGCATGATGAATTCGACGCCCCGGATGATGCCAAACGCCGCTTCAGTGCACCAAAAGCACCCTGCCGCCAACGTGGCAACCTCGAGGTTCTTAGCTTCGCTTGATTTGTCACTCATACAAAACACGCCTACACCTTTAATGCTAGCAGCGGGGGCATTAATGGTTTGTGGCAGAGGGCTGGGAATGTTTTTACCCGTCAAGCTGCATCCAAATAGGCATGGCGAAGGCAATGGCTACTCCACTGAGTAAAATCAAAGTTACGCCGCTGGCATCGGAGAGCTTCGGCGTGCGCTCCATGTGCACACTGGTGCAGACCCCCGACGTAGCCGTGCTCCTCGACGCAGGCATCTCGCTTTGTCCCTACCGCTTCAATTTGCCCCCCCATCCCATCGAATTCCAAACTATCCAGCGCCTGCGCCAAACCATCGCAGCCGCCGCCGACCACGCCTCCGTCGTCACCATCAGCCACTACCACTTCGACCACCACACCCCCAGCTACACGGATTGGGTCGTAAACTGGACCGAGGATGGCGAGACAGCGCGGCAAATCTATGGGGGCAAGGTGGTGCTGGCAAAAAACGCCAAGGAGAACATTAATGCGAGTCAGCGGCAGCGGGCATGGATGTTCCAGAAGACAGGCGGCAAGTACGCGGCGTCTGTTGAAGCGGCAGACGGCAAAACCTTCCGCTTCGGCGAAACGGAGCTGCAGTTTTCGGTGGCGGTGCCGCATGGCGCCGAGGATGGCATGCTGGGCTGGGTCATCATGACGTCGGTGCAATGCGGCGGGGAACGGTTTATGCATGCCCCCGACGTACAGGGCCCCATGTCCACAGGCACAGCCAACTTGATTCTGCAAGCTAAACCAGATGTGCTCATGCTTGGGGGACCGCCGCTGTATCTGGCGGGGTTCCGCGTTGAGCAGAGCCAGCTTGATTTGGCGCAGAGAAACCTTGAGCGCCTCGCCGAGGCGGTGCCAGTTGTGGTTTTGGAGCATCATGCGCTTCGGGATGAGTTCTGGCGAAGCAAAATGGATGCGATTTACCAGAAAGCCCAAGATGCGGGACACCAAATCATAACTGCCGCCGAGTACGCAGGCAAAGAAAACCTGTTCTTGGAAGCTAAACGGAGGCAGCTCTACCATGACTATCCGCCTTCGGAGGAATTCAAGCAGTGGACTAAGACGCTAAACCGCAAAGAAATCGCCAAACCCCCCCTCTAGATGCAGCTACATTTGCCGCCGCAGAGTCTGGCTGTTAACTGCAACGATAACCGTGCTTAAAGTCATCAAAACCGCGCCTACCGCCGGGTCGACAACTATGCCCAATCCCGCAAAGACCCCTGCAGCAAGGGGCAGAGCAAAAATGTTGTACCCCGCCGCCCACCAGAGATTCTGCACCATCTTGCGGTAGGTCTTCCGCGAAAAACAGATGGCGCATGCGACGTCTTTGGGGTTGCTCTTCACCAAGATTACATCTGCGCTCTCTATTGCCACATCGGTTCCCGCGCCAATAGCTATACCTACATCGGCGCTTGCCAACGCAGGGGCATCGTTGATTCCGTCGCCCACCATAGCCACACGGTACCCCCGCTGCTTAAGCTCCACTATTTTCTGGGCTTTCTGCTCCGGCAGCACACCCGCAAAATAATCCTCGATGCCAAGCTCCACTGCAACCCTGCCCGCAACCGCCTCGGAATCCCCCGTTAACATGAAAACTTTGATGCCCTGCGCCTTCAACTCCGCCACTGCAGCCCGCGACTCAGCTCTCACTTGATCAGCCAAAGCAAAAGCCCCCGCCAATCGACCCTCAACAACCGTGAAGACAACGGTTTTCCCCGTCTGAGCAAGAGCCAAAATCTTCTCGTCGGTTACCGATATGTCCAGCTCCGACAGCAGACTGGGGCCGCCCACATAGACGGTTTTGCCCATGACAACTGCTTTGGCTCCTCTGCCTGGCAGCGCTTGGAAACTGCTGCTTTGGGGTATAGAGGTTTTTTTGACTTTCGCGTTCTCAACGATTGCTTTGGCGATGACGTGCTCGGAGTTCTGCTCCACCGCCGCCGTCAACTCCAAAAGCTCGCCCTCAGCAATCAAAGAAGCCGTGTCGGTGACGCCGAATTTACCTAAAGTCAAGGTGCCTGTTTTGTCAAAAATAACCGCGTCGATGCCTCGGGCGTCCTCGAATGCTTTTCGGTCACGGATCAAAATCCCGCTTTTAGCAGTAAGCGAAGTGGATAATGCAACCACCAAGGGAATAGCTAAACCCAACGCATGGGGGCAAGCTATCACCAGCACCGTGACGGTTCGGGTTAACGCAAACTCGACGTTACCGAGCAGTGACCAGACAGCAAACGTAACCATCCCCAAAGCTACGGCAACATAGAAGAGCAATGCGGCGGCTCGGCTAGCAAGGTCTTGTGTGCGGGATCTGCTTTGCTGAGCTTGCTGGACAAGCAAAATAACCTGGGCAAGATAGGTTTCTTTTCCTGTCCTCTCAATCTGTAGCTTCAGCGAGCCCTCACCGTTCACTGCGCCGCCCACCACCCTATCGGGTGCCCGTTTCTGCACGGGAGCAGATTCACCGGTGATTAGCGCCTCGTTCACGGTAGATATTCCCTCAACAACTATACCGTCAGACGGCACTTTCTCGCCGGGTCGAACCAGCACCAAGTTGCCGACCTGGAGCTCCGAAACCGGCATATCCATAACTTCACCGTTCATTTCCACATGCGCCACCGTCGGCATAACCTTCACCAGCTCCTCAAGCGCCCGCGAGGCCCCCATGACGCTTCGGGCTTCAACCCAATGCCCCAACAGCATAACATCGATTAAAGTGGCAAGTTCCCAAAAGAAATCCATCCCGACCGGAAAGAACACAGTGGCTGCAGAAAAAAAGAAAGCAACCGAAATCGCGGTGCCAATCAGCGTCATCATTCCTGGCTGGCGAGCTTTCGCTTCGCCGATTAATCCGATGAGGAAAGGCCAGCCACCGTAGATGTAGATGGCAAACGCTAAAGCCAGCAGGATAAAGTTTTGGTAGGGCACCATTAGCGTGAAGCCAAACCAGGTTTGAATGGTTTGGGACAACACCAATACCGGTATGGTGAGGATGAGGCAAAAGATGAAACGTGTTTTGAGGGTTTTATTACGCATGCTATGCATCATGGGCGCTTCATGGTTCATCTCGCGCCTGCTCTCTTTTTGGTGCATGCTATGGTTGTTGTGGTTCAAAAACAGGTGACCTCGCGCCTGCTGCCTTGAGTGCGCGTAAGCGGCCTAGAGCAGACCCAACACATCTATGAGTGCGCCGTTGATAATAGCTATTGCCCAGAGTAACCAGAAAAATACGCCTCAGATACCTCTTGGGATTGGTTCTGGATTAGCGCGCATGCCTTAAACATTTACCGGTGCCATCCCCATCAGGCAGGCAGATTTTGGACCCAGAGCCTGAATAACTCCCCCATAAACTGTGCTTTAACAAGTTATTTTAAGGGGTGCATCGCAAAAACCTTAACTTGCACCCTACAGCTAGATGTTCCAGTGAATGATTATGGATCGCTCAGCGGTTATTTTGGCGGGAGGACTTTCAACGCGGTTCGGCGGAGAAGACAAAGGCCTGTCCACCCTCGACGGCAAACCCATGCTTAACTATGTGGTAGACGCCGTGAAGGGTCTGGTAGATGAAATCATCGTAGTTACAAGCTCGCAGGAACGCGCGGATGCCTACAGTAAAATCGTTTCTGCCCCCGTCCGCTTCGCAGTCGACATCGAGCAGCAGAAGGGCCCCCTGATCGGTGCCTTAACAGGTTTTGAAGCCGCCGCCGGCACCTACACGCTGCTTTTACCTTACGATAGCCCATTCCCCAACCGCGAGGTCCTTGCGTTGATGCTGGATTTATGCATCGGCAAATCCGCGGTGGTGCCACGGTACACTGACCAAGAAATTGAGCCGCTGCACGCCGTCTACAACACCAAGCTGGCGCTGCAGGCTGCAAAAGAGGAGGCGGCGGAGGGCACATATGACATGCATACGCTGGTGGAGAAGCTGCACGGTGTACGTTACCTCTCCACGCTGGTTATCGAGCAGTTGGATCCGGATTTTAAAACCTTCCTCAACGTCAACCGCCCATTGGACCTTAAAACTGCGCAGGCCCTAAGCAAGCCCCGGCCAACCAAAGCCAAGAAGCGACGTTAGCGGGTTTAGGCGCCTGCTCGGTTAGCTGTGGTAGTTTGGGTGCAGTCACAAGATTATTTATGACTCCGCGCCTCCTATGGGTAATAACCGCTTTAAGATGTGATAGCATCCAAGGGCGGCAAGCAAGCAACGGTTTACCCGCCGCTTAATGGGGCAACCGATGCCTGCGAAAAATTATCTTTGGAGGAAGCAATATGGAGTTTTGTAGTCAATGCGGTTCTGTTCTAAAACCCGCCAAGATACGCGTTGGAAACCAAGTTATGTTGATGCTTGCCTGCAGTAAATGTGGGCAGAAAAAACCTGAAGCGGAAGCCAACCGCAAAGTTAACGGAAAATACATCGAGCATACCCCCAAGCAGTTTGTAGCCGTCATAGGCAGAGAAGAGCAGGAACTCACTACGATGCCTACGATTCATATGGATTGCCCCCGACGCGGAAACAACACCGCTAACGTTTGGCTGGTGCAAACCCGCGGCAGCGACGAATCCTCCACGCAGTTTCTGCGGTGCATTCGATGCGGCTACACCTTCAGAGAATACACCTAGCTCCCTAGCACTAACGGCGACGGCTTGGCGGTTGTCACAGCCATCAGCAAAGAAACGTTGCAAACCCAAAAAGCAGCCGTTCCCAGACGCATTTTGGCCTATATATAAGGGGGATAGAGGTTGATGGAGCAGCCGACGTTTGCGCTATGTTGCTATAAATAGAGGGGGGATAGAGCTTTGCAAGCAACAGCAACCGTCTCTATAACGGTTTATGTGCCGAAGAAAAAGCCACTCCAAAGAGGCGATATCAAAAACCGGGGTTAGGAAAGTTGCTGCGGATTATTGGGTAAACCCTCTTTTTCCATGTCTAGGCGCAGAAAGCGGTGTTTGCATTTGGTGTCTTTGCAGCCGTAGAGGAGCAGGTTGGGGTTGCTCTGGTTTAAAGCCAGAATCTCCGCTGCTGATTTACAGTTGAAGCAGCGTTGCCCCCGAACTTGCCCGTTAAGCATAAAGCCTTCCTCGAGCAAAACGCTCCATGATTTCTCCTTAATTGTGCTAAGCAAAAAACCGCATTCCTGATGTATATGTGCAAATGCCTTGGCGACTTAAAACATTTTGTTGGTTACCCGCAACAACCACATCAACCGCTTCAACATGGTTTTTTGAGAAGAAAACCAAGGCCCAACACAACCAAACTGGAGGCCCAGAAATCAGTCAACCAAAGATAACTGAGGTAGCCACCGCTAAAAGCAGCAACCAGCAGGTAAACCAGAAAATACGCGCCTACAAAACACAGCCCAACACCTAAAACTCGGCGGTGATAACCGGCTTTGCCTTTCATCGTTGGGAAGAGGGCAAAGAGCACAAGCAGGGCGCCTACAAGCAGGGTAATTATGGAGTTAGCTGAGCCTATAAGCAAAATGGGACTGGCTGAATCGGCGGGAAGGGCGTAGAGGCTAAAGAGGAAATGCTTGATCCACAAGGCAAAGGTGAAGGTGACGGCGCAGAGGGCAAACCATTTTTTTATGCCAAGGTTCAGTTGTGGGCTGCGGAGTTTAATGTAGAGGGCAAGGAAGGCAGGGGTGATTAGGAGGGCTTGCAGGATGTAGGAGGAAGCGGCAAGGTGATAGGCCATTGAGGCATTAGGCGAGAAAAGCTCCAAGCCTATAAATGGAATAAAGAAGAGATAGTAGAGACCTTCAAGCAGAATGGCTTTACGCAGCAGGGCAAACCGCGGAGTTCTCCGCCACAGCAGCCACATAGTAAAAGCCAAAAGCAGGCAAGCCCCGCTGAACCGCACAAACAACCCGACCTCACCCACCAACTCGGAGAATAACCAGTAAACCTTCCAAAAATCAAACCCGTGCTCGGAAACGTAGGCGGCGACAGTTTGATAAATCCGGTAATCAGCAGAAAAAGAATTCAACAGCAAGCAGAGAAGGTACACAAAAAATGCGCCGACAA is a window from the Candidatus Bathyarchaeota archaeon genome containing:
- a CDS encoding copper-translocating P-type ATPase yields the protein MNHEAPMMHSMRNKTLKTRFIFCLILTIPVLVLSQTIQTWFGFTLMVPYQNFILLALAFAIYIYGGWPFLIGLIGEAKARQPGMMTLIGTAISVAFFFSAATVFFPVGMDFFWELATLIDVMLLGHWVEARSVMGASRALEELVKVMPTVAHVEMNGEVMDMPVSELQVGNLVLVRPGEKVPSDGIVVEGISTVNEALITGESAPVQKRAPDRVVGGAVNGEGSLKLQIERTGKETYLAQVILLVQQAQQSRSRTQDLASRAAALLFYVAVALGMVTFAVWSLLGNVEFALTRTVTVLVIACPHALGLAIPLVVALSTSLTAKSGILIRDRKAFEDARGIDAVIFDKTGTLTLGKFGVTDTASLIAEGELLELTAAVEQNSEHVIAKAIVENAKVKKTSIPQSSSFQALPGRGAKAVVMGKTVYVGGPSLLSELDISVTDEKILALAQTGKTVVFTVVEGRLAGAFALADQVRAESRAAVAELKAQGIKVFMLTGDSEAVAGRVAVELGIEDYFAGVLPEQKAQKIVELKQRGYRVAMVGDGINDAPALASADVGIAIGAGTDVAIESADVILVKSNPKDVACAICFSRKTYRKMVQNLWWAAGYNIFALPLAAGVFAGLGIVVDPAVGAVLMTLSTVIVAVNSQTLRRQM
- a CDS encoding O-methyltransferase, coding for MTAESMLSGAEGVLGQIEEASQKSFLPIIGPVKGKLLAEEVHKAQPKHVLEVGTLIGYSAILMGREMAADSEMITIEIHEDEAELANLNIQRANVPPKINVIVGDALDVIATLHGPFDFAFIDAEKAEYLQYLKLAEPLLSSGAVIFADNAGVFADQMADYLSYVRTSGNYQSRYVELAGDGVEISVKI
- a CDS encoding molybdenum cofactor guanylyltransferase → MDRSAVILAGGLSTRFGGEDKGLSTLDGKPMLNYVVDAVKGLVDEIIVVTSSQERADAYSKIVSAPVRFAVDIEQQKGPLIGALTGFEAAAGTYTLLLPYDSPFPNREVLALMLDLCIGKSAVVPRYTDQEIEPLHAVYNTKLALQAAKEEAAEGTYDMHTLVEKLHGVRYLSTLVIEQLDPDFKTFLNVNRPLDLKTAQALSKPRPTKAKKRR
- a CDS encoding RPA12/RPB9/RPC11 RNA polymerase family protein, with amino-acid sequence MEFCSQCGSVLKPAKIRVGNQVMLMLACSKCGQKKPEAEANRKVNGKYIEHTPKQFVAVIGREEQELTTMPTIHMDCPRRGNNTANVWLVQTRGSDESSTQFLRCIRCGYTFREYT
- the msrA gene encoding peptide-methionine (S)-S-oxide reductase MsrA, which codes for MSDKSSEAKNLEVATLAAGCFWCTEAAFGIIRGVEFIMPGYTGGVVPNPSYEQVSTGETGHAEAAQIYFDPKAVSYREILEIFFTMHDPTSLNRQGADVGTQYRSAIFYQNEQQRRIAVELIDELNDEDIWSRPIVTEVVPLTHFYRAETYHKDYYKLHPKEPYCQAVIAPKVAKLQAKFLDKMKVPL